In Alteribacter keqinensis, the sequence TTTCATCACGGGCACTCCTCCGGATCAAGCACGTTCCGGAACAGCTCTTCGATGTAACGGTGTTTCCAGTTATCTTTTTACTCATGTTTACGTATCTTTTCGGCGGGGCGATTGCAGGCTCCACTGCGGAATATCTGCAGTTCCTTCTTCCGGGGATCCTCGTCATGACAGTGGCGCAGATTACAATGTATACAGGCATTGATTTAAATAACGACATCCGGAAAGGAATTTTTGACAGGTTCAGAACGCTGCCGATCTGGCTGCCATCGGCTTTGGTCGGTGCGCTCCTTGTGGATATGGTCCGCTATTCGGGAGCATCGGCGATTATGATTACCCTCGGTCTGATTCTCGGGTTCCGGCCTGACGGAGGAGTCGTCGGGGTTCTCGGTGCAGTGGGGATGATTTTAATCTTCTGTTTTTGTCTTTCCTGGGTGTGGACGACGCTCGGAATCATCATGCGCTCGGAGAAGTCACTCATGATGATGAGTTTCATGGTTCTTTTTCCTCTCACGTTTGTAAGTAACGTATTCGTCGATCCCCAGACATTGCCGGGATGGCTGGAAAGCTTTGTGGATGTGAACCCGATCTCCCTTCTTGTGAACGCCGTTCGCGGATTCATGCATGGGAATGTAACGGGAGAAGCAATTATGTGGGTGTTTGTTGCATCGGGAATTTTCCTTGTTATTTTCGCCCCCCTCACGATGTATCTGTACCGCAACAAAAAATAGTTTCAACCTGAAAAAGTCTTTAGGGTGCATTCTCTAAAGGCTTTTTCTATGGGGAAAAATCAATGAAAAAGGGATCTTTCACGTCTTTGCACTACAAATAACACCCGTCGTTAGGGACGGGAACGAATCAGCTCCATAAGAAAGGAATAAAAAAAGGCGGCTCCTGAGATATGCATCAGGAGCTGCCTTGGTGTGGTTATTCAACGACGAACTGAATTTCATCGAATTTACGGCTGTATTTGACTGTGAGGTTTTTATCTTCAAAGTACCAGAGGTCTTTCGCTTCTATTCCATATGTAATGCCGTCTTTTTCAAACAGAGCGCCAGGTTCGTCGATCTTTTCCTTACCTAACCCCAGGGAAAAGCCTGTCTGCACCGAGCCGCATCCTCCATACCGCACATGGATTCTGACAGAGTCTCCTTCAGTGAGGTCAAATTCATCTTGAAACCAGCGGATAGCCGGTTGTGTAATCTTGATTTCCACACGTTCACTTCCCCTCTGAAACTGATTTCTCTATCTTATCAGATAATTGACAGAAAAGTGAGGAGAAGGTGATGGAAGCTGGAAAAAAGACAGCAAAAAAAGGCAGACGGTTGGCTCTGCCTTTTTTTATTTTATTAATAAAGGGGTTACTAAAATCGTACAATGGTTGAGCCTGTTAGTAAACATGGATTTCGAAGCATTCTGGCTGAGGCTGAAACAGGTGAAAAGTAGGTGAATTGAGGAAAGGAAAGGAATACCAGAATAGTACTTATTTGCAGATGATCGGATGTTTACACTGCAAACAGGCTTCTCATTGATTTTTTGGGCCTTTTGTTACGTTCTTTCTATAACAATGCTGCCGGCAGTAGGAAGGGCCTGAAGCACGGCGTTTGAAATGTTTTGCGGTTCCTGAAAAGCGCCGATCTGGACGCCATCAACGATGACTCTGAAAACTCTGGATACTGGAGTGAGGTTAAAGATTCTTGCAACCCCGTCTGCATGCCCTTTTGCCACTGCATGAAGCCAGTCGGAACTTTTCATTAATGCAGCATCCTGGGCGTTATCAATAAATCCGTTCTCCGTAAGGATGGCAGACATATTGGTTTCACGCAGGACGTGGAAGTTTGCGCTTTTCTTTCCTCTGTTAACGAGGCCGTTTACACGCGTGATCTCCTGATGCATGATATCCCGTCTTTGTGCGGTAACGGAAGTGGGCGACAAGGAACTGTGAATGAAATCTTCATATCCTCTTGTGGTTCCATTAAAAGCGTTGCAGTGAATGGAAATATAATAATCAGCGCTCCAGCTGTTGGCATCGTTCGTTCGCTGGGCGAGGGTCCGTGTAACATCCGTTGTACGACTCATACGTACCTCAACACCCTGGTAGTCATTTAAGAGAATGTCTCTCAGTCTGAGTGCCAGATTCAAGTTCACGTTCTTCTCCAAAAGTCCGTTTCCTGTTGCGCCTGGATCTGTTCCTCCGTGACCAGGATCTATATAAATTTTTACCATATTCTCACCTCCTCTTTATATCAGCATATGCATCTGAATCATTTTGGTAGAGGTGGGAGACTAGATTTTTAAAAAATAGATAGAGTTGGTATTAGAGGTTTTTGGTCATAACCACATTTGTTGTATCGTATTCGAGACGATCATAAGGGTCGATTACGGGAATAAAAGAAGCTGGGACATAAAGAAAGTGTTTAGCTGAGAATCCGAACCATGCGCTAACATAAATATACGCAGACTCCTGCGGGATAAAAAGCAAAGGTGAGCCCCCATGGTGACGAGCGTTTACTTCATGACAATGCGACGAGTTGCTTCGACGCAGACAGCTGCAAAGGTTAGCTGGCAGAGGAAGAAGCAGGTATGTTAGAGGAGGGTAACCCGCTTCCCGCGGAAAGCGAAGTATATTTCAGGAGCGATTTTTTGCACCGCATATTATTCGTTCGGATTCTCGTTGACTAAAACATTTCTGTCCCAGGCTCCTTAGAAGAAAAATCAGTTTTCTTTTTTGGCATGAATCTATGCAACTACGTTTTTGTACTTGTCTTCCGTGAATCTGTAGAAGTACATGATGATCAGACGGATAAGGGACCCGACTGCAGGAAGTAAGGCGATCACAAAGAACAGACCTTGTAACGTACGGGGCTTTGGGCCTGATTCGGCACATAGTTGATAATGGTTAAGATGACCCCTGTTGCACCACCTGCGATGGCCACGGATAATTTCCCCGTAAATGTCTGTCCGGAGAACGTCACAGCTTCAGAGCGCTGACCGGTTCTAAGCTCGGGTAAATTCAATCGTTTCAGCAAGCATCGTGGAAATAAGCGGACCGGGTGCTGTATACAGAATCATCGTCACCGTCAGAAATGCCATAACAACCATGGTGTTTGAGTAACCAGACATGAAGAAAGCAATCCGAACAACAATGTCGATAATTAAAATCGTCATGAGAATGTGTTTCTTAAAGAAATGCTTCGTCAGTATTGGAATAAAGAAGAAACCTACACAACTGACCAATATGGAAATATTGCAGATTGCCAATGAAGGCAGGTTAACGAATGAATAGAAATTTGTCGAAAAACAGCGTGGAGTATTGAGTTTTCTGTTCTGCCTTTGTTACAATTAACTACTGTTAGAACTACGGTTTTTATTCGAAAGGAGATCCGTAATTTATGGGCGGAGCAATTAATGATAGACAGGAACAAATGAA encodes:
- a CDS encoding ABC transporter permease: MTNQTDQTAMNEERLRDAIASRTRPKRPSPLSSSLTFSSRALLRIKHVPEQLFDVTVFPVIFLLMFTYLFGGAIAGSTAEYLQFLLPGILVMTVAQITMYTGIDLNNDIRKGIFDRFRTLPIWLPSALVGALLVDMVRYSGASAIMITLGLILGFRPDGGVVGVLGAVGMILIFCFCLSWVWTTLGIIMRSEKSLMMMSFMVLFPLTFVSNVFVDPQTLPGWLESFVDVNPISLLVNAVRGFMHGNVTGEAIMWVFVASGIFLVIFAPLTMYLYRNKK
- a CDS encoding HesB/YadR/YfhF family protein, which translates into the protein MEIKITQPAIRWFQDEFDLTEGDSVRIHVRYGGCGSVQTGFSLGLGKEKIDEPGALFEKDGITYGIEAKDLWYFEDKNLTVKYSRKFDEIQFVVE
- a CDS encoding N-acetylmuramoyl-L-alanine amidase family protein, with product MVKIYIDPGHGGTDPGATGNGLLEKNVNLNLALRLRDILLNDYQGVEVRMSRTTDVTRTLAQRTNDANSWSADYYISIHCNAFNGTTRGYEDFIHSSLSPTSVTAQRRDIMHQEITRVNGLVNRGKKSANFHVLRETNMSAILTENGFIDNAQDAALMKSSDWLHAVAKGHADGVARIFNLTPVSRVFRVIVDGVQIGAFQEPQNISNAVLQALPTAGSIVIERT